DNA sequence from the Sulfurimonas sp. HSL3-7 genome:
AAGAGCAGTTTAAGCAGCGATAGCGTGACGAAGACCGTCAAAAAGTTGGTCATATGTTTGGGTTCGATGACAAAATCGAAACGCAGGGCATAGGCGAGCTGAAGCGAGATGTAGAAGAGAACGAGGTCGCTCAGAAGAAAAAAGAGCAGACGCTTTGCAAAACTGGGCTGAAATAGGTTCAATCAAAGGCCTTCTTAGTGTCAATGAGTTTTGTAAGCGTATATAATAGCACTATGAGGGCCAAAAAAAGATATAGATACCCCGTTGTCGGCGTGAAAAAGAGGGCTGTAAAGATCGAGAGGTTGACGCCCATGGCGAGCAGAACGACCTTGGCGTGGGAAAACCCGGCTTGATTAAGCCGTTGATAGGCATGTTTTTTATGTGCCTGAGAGAGCTTTTCACCTCTTTTGGCCCGCCTGCAGAGGGTGAGGGTCGCATCAAACCAGAAGAGAGAGAGCAGCATTATCCAGCCTAGAAAGTGCGGTGAAGCGGCATCATAGAGCATCAGGACTGCGAAGATAAAACCCAGCGGAGCGCTGCCGACGTCCCCCATAAAGATGGAAGCCCTGTGCCAGTTGAAAACAAGAAAGCCCGCAGCCGCGACAGCGACAAAAAGAGCCGCCTCGCTGCCGAAGAGCAGGTAGGCGGACAGGCCTGCAAAAAGCGCTTCGCTTCCTGCATAGCCGTCGATGCCGTCGAGGAAGTTGTAGAGGTTGGTCATCCAGACGATGCCGAACAGAGCGATGACGTTAAGCCAGATACCGCTAAGCGTAAAGGTAGCAAGGTTGAACGTATCGACGCCTCCTAGAACGTAGAGCACGGTAGCAGCACTGAGAAGCTGGACCCCCAGGCGTATTTTAGCCGAGAGGGGGTAGATGTCGTCGACAAGACTGATGAGAATGACAGGCAGAGCGGAGAGAAGCGCGAAAAAGAGCTTCGGATCGATCAGGGTTTGAAGATAGAGGTAAATGATGGCCCCGTAAAAGGCGATCATGATCGCCAAGCCGCCTCCTTTAGGTGTTGGCATTGTATGTGAACTGCGCTCATTCGGGTGGTCTAAAAGCTCTTTTTTATTGCTAAAGAAGCGTATCGCCAAGGTGCCGAGAGCCGAAGTGGTAAAAATGAGAAGAGCATACATCATGACATTTTTTTTAGATTTTCAGTCTGTAGATTTTAGTTAATGGATCAAGGATGACTGGTTCGAAAA
Encoded proteins:
- a CDS encoding glycosyltransferase family 4 protein; translation: MMYALLIFTTSALGTLAIRFFSNKKELLDHPNERSSHTMPTPKGGGLAIMIAFYGAIIYLYLQTLIDPKLFFALLSALPVILISLVDDIYPLSAKIRLGVQLLSAATVLYVLGGVDTFNLATFTLSGIWLNVIALFGIVWMTNLYNFLDGIDGYAGSEALFAGLSAYLLFGSEAALFVAVAAAGFLVFNWHRASIFMGDVGSAPLGFIFAVLMLYDAASPHFLGWIMLLSLFWFDATLTLCRRAKRGEKLSQAHKKHAYQRLNQAGFSHAKVVLLAMGVNLSIFTALFFTPTTGYLYLFLALIVLLYTLTKLIDTKKAFD